In Lysinibacillus sp. 2017, the DNA window TTTGGGTTCACATCTGCAACACCCTTATCAATCTTCACTGTCGCTTCTCCGCGCTTACCTGTCACCGTTTTGTTTCCTTCTTTGTCAATGGTCACAAGTGTATGTCCTGCAGCTTCTAATGCCTCTTTTGGACTTGTGAATTCCACATCTTCAAATTTGTCTGTAATCAATGTCGCAATTTTTGCCAATGTAAAACACTCCTTCGTCTTTTTAAGGTACAATAGTTTGATTCCCCAAATTATTGAGAGTAAAACATCTGTAGTGTTTAAAAATAAAAAAACGCCAGAAACAGATTATACTATCTGCTCCTAGCGTTTCATTAAACTATACGTTTTATTCAGCTAAACCCATTTCTGCTTTTACAACATCAGCAATGCGGTGAACATAAGTTTCGCATGCTTCTTCAGTCGCTGCTTCTACCATGACACGCACTAAAGGCTCTGTACCAGAAGGACGTACTAATACGCGACCCTCATTAGCCATTTCTGCCTCTACTTCTGCAATTACCGCAGCAACGTGCTCATTTTGTGTTACAGCATGCTTATCTGTCACACGCACGTTAATTAGACGTTGTGGGAAGATTGTCATTTCTGCTGCAAGCTCTGAAAGTTTTTTGCCTGTCGCTTTCATGATGCTTACTAATTGAATACCTGTTAGTAAACCGTCACCTGTTGTATTGTAATCTAAGAATACGATGTGACCTGATTGCTCGCCACCTACGTTATAACCATTTGTACGCATTTCTTCGACAACATAACGGTCACCCACGGCTGTTTTCACACTTGTCATTTCATTTTCTTCTAACGCTTTGTAGAAGCCCATATTACTCATTACAGTTGAAACAACTGTGTTTTTATTTAGACGACCTTTTGCGTTTAAATGCTTACCGATAATGAACATAATTTGGTCACCATCAACAATCGTACCGTTTTCATCTACTGCGATTAAACGGTCCCCGTCACCATCAAATGCAAGACCTACATTTGCACTGCGTTCTACTACAAATGCTGCTAGCTTCTCAGGATGTGTTGAACCAACGCCTGCATTAATGTTTAAGCCATCTGGTGAAGCACCCATTGTTGAAATATCCGCCTCTAAATCTGCAAATAAATGTGTTGCTAATGAAGAAGTTGCACCGTGAGCACAGTCTAACGCGACATGTAAACCTACGAAATCTTCATCTACTGTTTGTTTTAAATAAGAAATATATTTTTGACCACCCTCGAAGTAATCCGATACAGATCCGATTGCGCCTCCGACTGGGCGTGGTAATGTGTCTTCTTCTGCATCAATGTAGCTTTCAATTTCTGCTTCTTGTGCATCTGTTAATTTAAAGCCATCTGGTCCGAAAAATTTAATGCCGTTGTCTGCGACAGGATTGTGTGATGCTGAAATCATAACACCCGCTTCTGCATTCATCACGCGTGAAAGATAAGCTACACCCGGTGTACTAATCACACCTAAGCGCATAACCTCCGCACCGATTGAAAGAAGACCTGCAACTAGTGCACCTTCTAACATTTCTCCAGAAATACGTGTATCACGTCCAATTAATACTTTCGGGCGATCTTTTGCATCCTTCGTTAACACGTACCCACCTATACGACCTAGTTTGAACGCGAACTCTGGTGTTAGCTCACTGTTAGCGACACCGCGGACGCCATCTGTTCCGAAATATTTACCCATTACTTATTCTCTCCTTCAACGCTTGACATCCCATACATTTGTTAATATTCCGCAATCTTCACGGATGTATGTTCATGTTTTTGTTAATGCGATTTAGTTTCCCTCTGAGTCGTTGATATTCGAATCCGACTCTACTTCATTATCCGTATCCTCTGTATCAACAGGCTCACTATATGCATCTGCATGAATAATAACTTTTTCTTGTGATAATTTTGTTGCACCTGTTGGTAAAGCGACTGCAAAATCATAAGAACCTGATTCTGTAATTGTTGAGACATCTACCTCAACAACGACATTCTCAAGTACATCAATTGTCGCTTTAGGACCATAAATTGTGATTTTTGAAGGCTCGACTGATAAGTGTTCAATCGTTACCCCATCTTTTACTTTCCCTATTTCCTTTATTGTAATCGGGAGCTCTCGACTATATTCATTAATTTCTACTTTTACTTTTACTTTCTCTGGGCTAACACGCACATCTAGTTTATTTAAATCTCTATCTAATACTTTTACAGTAGCTTCTTGATCAAATGATTTATTGATTCCTTTATCACCAGTAATCGTCGCTTTTACGTAGCTAATACTATCAATGACACTTTTTGCTCCTGTAATCGTTACGCGACTCGGATTAGCAATCATAGAATTAATTATGAAATCTTCTGCCACGAGACGTTTATTCATCTCTGGCTCTATACGAAACTCTTCAGTAATCTTTTCTTCTATCTCCACATTGACTGTTCTTGGCTCAATCGATACATTTAGTTTTTCAGAAAAGTTTTCAGACTGTATTGTAACGCTATGCTCTCC includes these proteins:
- a CDS encoding YbbR-like domain-containing protein; its protein translation is MDKLFDSPWMLRLTALFLAAALFLYVQTEEKRENENGASTETDVITNVPLEVYYDEDNLFVTGLPETVDVKISGPPAIVLKTKLEKDFKVFVDLNALLIGEHSVTIQSENFSEKLNVSIEPRTVNVEIEEKITEEFRIEPEMNKRLVAEDFIINSMIANPSRVTITGAKSVIDSISYVKATITGDKGINKSFDQEATVKVLDRDLNKLDVRVSPEKVKVKVEINEYSRELPITIKEIGKVKDGVTIEHLSVEPSKITIYGPKATIDVLENVVVEVDVSTITESGSYDFAVALPTGATKLSQEKVIIHADAYSEPVDTEDTDNEVESDSNINDSEGN
- the glmM gene encoding phosphoglucosamine mutase; this encodes MGKYFGTDGVRGVANSELTPEFAFKLGRIGGYVLTKDAKDRPKVLIGRDTRISGEMLEGALVAGLLSIGAEVMRLGVISTPGVAYLSRVMNAEAGVMISASHNPVADNGIKFFGPDGFKLTDAQEAEIESYIDAEEDTLPRPVGGAIGSVSDYFEGGQKYISYLKQTVDEDFVGLHVALDCAHGATSSLATHLFADLEADISTMGASPDGLNINAGVGSTHPEKLAAFVVERSANVGLAFDGDGDRLIAVDENGTIVDGDQIMFIIGKHLNAKGRLNKNTVVSTVMSNMGFYKALEENEMTSVKTAVGDRYVVEEMRTNGYNVGGEQSGHIVFLDYNTTGDGLLTGIQLVSIMKATGKKLSELAAEMTIFPQRLINVRVTDKHAVTQNEHVAAVIAEVEAEMANEGRVLVRPSGTEPLVRVMVEAATEEACETYVHRIADVVKAEMGLAE